The sequence gcgaagtgatgcattttggaaggtcaaacttgaatgctgaatataggattaaagacaggattcttggcagtgtggaggaacagagggatcttggtgttcaagttcatagatccctcaaagttgccacccaagtggatagggttgttaagaaagcatatggtgttttggctttcattaacaagggggtCAGGTTTAACAaccacaaggttttgctgcagctctacaagaccctggtgagaccacacttggaatattgtgtccagttctggttgccttaaTATCGTAAAGATACAGAGGctctagagagggtgcaaagaaggtttaccaggatactgcctggactggagggcttgtcttacgaagaggggttgactaagctcggacttttctctctggagaaaaggaggaagagaggtgacctgatcaaagtatacaaggtaatgagagacatggatagagtcaatagccagagacctttcccaaggacaggattgactggcatgaggggtcatcATTTTAAGATagtaggaggaaggtatagaggagagatcagaggtaggttttttatgcagagagttgtgaatgcttggaatgcgttgccagcagtggtgctggaagcagagtcattaggggcatttaagcaactgctggacatgcacttggacagcagtgaattgaggaggCGTagattaggttattttattttagattaggaataatcctcggcacaacatcatgggccaaagggtatgttctgtgctgtacttctttatgttctatgttctaagtggatctgagtccacgaaaagatcagccatgatcttactgaatggtggagcaggctcgaagggccagatggcatacttttgctcctagttcttatgttcttataaatATAAAGCCAAATGAATTTTGTTTCAATATTGTTAGGTGAATTATATCCATCCCCAACTGATTCATTAACATTTAAAGCAGAAAATATAAAAATGCAATAACGGACAGATAATAAATATTAAAAATCCTAAAAATATACTTGATTCTCTTAAAAAGATTAGAACAGAAGGCACAGAGCTCAGACGATTATGTAAATACTTTAATATTCTACTCAGTAATCTTACCTTTAGCCACAAAGCCAATTTAACTAGACATTCAGCTGCAGGTGATGAAGTAGCTACATATGGCTTCAATATAATGTACTGAGTGAAAGAACAAAACCATTCTGCTTTCTGGGTACCTCGTAAAGGCAACATCCTCAAGGAGAGATGGCATAGATGCAATGACCTCAAGCAGGATTGGTGACTTTCTGAATTATGATACCCATTGATAAATGCTATGTTATCTCcttcaaaacaaaaaaatgcaGTTCATATAATGAATTTATGGTAATAGGATGAGGGATTTAATGGAGATTCACCAGAGTCTTGTGAATCCCATTGAAGGCTTATTAAATGTCAATTTAATTACTTGTAATAATGCACTCAAGCTAAATTTAACAACTCAATGTTAATATTTCCATTGTTCATTATTTTTCATGCTTCAATAAACAGGTTATGTCACTCATTTTGGGAATGAAAATCAATTCAATTGGTTCCAAGACCCAAACTTCAGAATCACATATAATTTGTATCACAAAAACTGTTCTATAGTGTTCTTTAAGTATGACCCAACTTCATTTATCCAGTTAGCATGTTTCTTTATTCCTCTCTCCCTTGTGCACTTTTCCAGCTATCTCTTAAACTGTACTTAGTATGCGATCTTGACATATGTGGTTGAATCCTGAGAGTTTGGACAAATAACATTGTGTGTGCACCTAACTATTTCATGTAATAGCAAATTCAACATTTTGAACATTTTCTGCGTGAAGAAGTTTTACTTTAAATTCTTCATGGACTCATTATCTACATCTGAATTAATCTGCCTTTTCTGTTTTATGTTTAGCCTTCTATGAACCCCTTGACATGAGGGATAGAGATAGAATTAATGGTAATTTCCATTAATTTCCAATGCACTGACGCCTACCTAACCTTTCAGATTGGCTTAATGTTCTGCAGACATCACTCCAATAGTCACAAACCATTTATCACCTCTGGACATGACATTGCCAACCTGTCGCATGATGAAGAGCTATTTATTTGAATTATCAGTTGCCATCTCACCTACAGCTATCTTTATAGGATCATTTTTGTATTTTCTAGCTTAACACTTGTGTGCGCGGTGATTTAATTTCTTACAGTAAGAGAACTTCTTTCCATGTGCTGGACatgctttcttttattttatGTGGTGTTCTCCACAATATTTAGATCATGTACCCTGGTCTTGATCTCTCCACTGATCTTCTTGCAAAAAAAATCTCTTTTTCCCCAGTATGTTATTTCCATTCAGTTTAGACTATGTCTAATCATAGTCCAAACCTCATTGGTTCACCTATTAATATGCTCTCGCTGATGAATGACACTTCAGAGCTTCTCCACATGTAATAACTTTCTTGAAAGTAAGTTGTTCCTCTCTCGACAGATGTGCTTTCACAACAGGATCTCTTATATCTAAAACAATCCTACCTACAATGAGAATATTTTTTATTTTTCCAGACTCTCAGGATTCAACGAGATGTGTCAGTATTGCAAACTGAAcaacactctttgactctcttgaACTCTGATATTGAATACATATTATAGGGTTCAAATTGTGTCTTTAAAGTTTTTAATTTATTTCCTATCACAGTTTTCTGCTCACCAGTGAGATCCAAGTAGCAAAACAACTTACACTTCATCTGGCATTGATAACAAGCATGTTATTTGTATTTGTGCAATGCTTTATTTGATCTTGTAGCTAATTTATATTACAAGCACGCATTCTACATCATGCTTACACTGTTTTGACCTATTTTAATAATGGGCATAATGTGGCCTAATCTACACAGTTCTGCACTCAGATGCTGTGCATCGCTGGAATCATTACAGTTGGTAGAACTTTTGCACTGGCCTAGCAAGTTCAGCAGCTGTCTTAGAAATGTTAACACTGCCAAAAGAAACAATCTTCAAATTCTGTGGTGTTTCCAGATCTAATCTCTGGAGATTATTTTTCACTACTATGTCTAACACCCTCAAAAGGATGATTCAAATTATCTCACATTAATCAATGCATTTTGTTGCCTTATCTGCCCCACAATGATCGAGGCAGCATTCAGGCATTGAGACAGGGAAGTCAGAAGCAAACTAAGGTGCAATCTAAGCCTCAGTGAATGGCATTATGAAAGTCACTATGATATTATAGTCCAGGACAGTCCAtgttgaacataatcccaaaccaaatcaggcccacctgcctgctcctggcccatatccctccaaagctttcctactcatgtatttttccaaatgtcttttaaatcttataattgtacccacatccaccacttcctcaggaagttcattccacactcggACCACTCTGTGTGTAAAAGATTTACCCCTCGTATCTGATttcaatctctctcctctcaccctaaaaatgtacccccagtcttgaaatagaaattaccattaactctatctataccccatttcataaacctctttcagtttgCCTCTCAATCTCCAATGAAAgaactcccagcctatccagcctttctttataactcaaaccttccatgcccggcaacctccttgtaaatcttttctgaaccctctctagcttaacAATATTCTTCCTCTAACTGGATGCCAGAAATGGACATGGTATTCAAGAACCGgcctcaacaatatcctgtacaacctcaacatgacttcccaactcatatactcaaaggactgatgGAAAGAAGAATGATTATAGCCTGAGACTGAAAACAATTACATGATTAGGTAATTATTAGTAAGAAAATGAGAACAAAGAAGATAGTTATGCAGAATGGACTGTGGCATCACAGGACTTAGTTTATAATCTCTGTGACAGCGGTACAGATAAACAGTAACAAAATGCAAAATGAATTTCTAGAAGGAACTTGCTATGGTGTTTAAGGTATAATCTGCATGCAGCCTGTTAATGGTGTTACTGGATGCATAGGCAAACcaaaattgcaaattttcaaTCAAAAACAAACGAAAGTAATTCTTTTTATTGAAAGCTAGAAGAAAAGGCAATTCCCACATTTGTTGATGCCGACATAAACCATGAAATAGGACATTTACGGGCTATCAGGTCCCCAAAAGAAGAACTAGAAGCAGAAGCAGAGAGTCCACCCATTGGTTCGTACAAACTTATTTTCTCTCCCTTACTCCATGTATGGCTATTTCATTTCAATAATACTTTTTTCAGAAAGCAGTATAATTGTATGTAAGAAAAGGTAGACAATTAGATGACACTGTTTACACTCTCAGTTGATTATATTGAGAGTTaaagaacttatttctttacatttCAAAAATTATGAGACTTCTAATGTGAACTTTTCTGGTGGACAAAATTGCTAACTGCACAACTTGTATTTTCCAATTCTACTTGCATGAACGCAAAATAACATTTTCTAATTGTTGGTTAGAATGAAAAATCAATTTCTACAGTTGCCTCAAAAGCTTGTGGCACAGTTGGAATTCTTCTTCCCTTTACACTCTGTTTTTTGTCCAGATTTGTTTTCTGCAAAACAGCATACTTTCTAACATGACATTAAGAATGGAGGGAACCAATGTGTGAAATACATTATTCCATGCACCCAGTGTGGAACTGAATTTGGCACATCGCCAATACACAATTTCCTTGTCAGAATCTTTTGGAAAGTGGATTTTCTTTTTGTTATGCCAACAATAACAAAAATATCATAATTTAGCAAATCTCAATCTTGCAGATTCATTTGCCCAACTTTATAACAGTCTTCATTAGACCCTTTGATCCTCTATAGACCTGAGGAAGTGGCTGTGGATCTAATGAAAGAATTCATCAAAGGACATATGATCAGAAAGAACCTAAAAGTAGATACAGATCTCACAGATAAAGTGTCAAAGTGACTACTTAAATGAATTATTACACATTCATGTGATCAAAGTCCTACTAATATAAATGTTATATATTTCAGACATGCCAACTTGCCTTTTGTGTGTTTGCCTAACTGGTTCTGTGTATTGTGACGAGACCGACATTGATGCCATTCCAATGTTGCCAAAAGAGACATCATATCTTTATGCACGCTATAATCAGATTAAAAAGGTCACTGTAAAAGACTTCGCTGATTTCCGTGAGTACAGTGTGGTCTTTTGCTTTGATTGCACCGTAATCAACACCATTGAAGATAATGATTTTGTCATTTAGGAAATCTTACAATGTTGATAGAAAAGGAAAATATAATTCTTTGATTTTATAACAATTTTCTGAAAACTTACTGCCTTTGACAAATAGTcataaataaacaaacaaaaataaTAAGAAAGGCATTCTGGTGGGACCAAAAGCCAGAATAAATTCATTTGTTAGTGTGCTCTTAAGGCATGACTTGGGATTCCTATAGCATAAATTTTGGGCACGAGACTCTTTGATCCTCTATTAACctgcggaagtggctgtggatcTGATTTGTCAAAGGCAGTAAATGTTGAGTAGAGTATAATCGACAGATACTAATAAACAATTTAACTGTCTGTTCAATCCTAAATAAAGCAACTTTGAGGAGGATCGATCTGAGTGGAAACCTGATTACTGAAATAGAAGATAAAGCCTTCTCACAGCTGCCAAATCTGGAGCACCTGACACTTTCTGAAAATAAACTGCTCCGTCTGCCAGCCTTACCTCCAAAACTCAGATTTCTTGCTGCACAACACAACCGTATTAAAAGCAATGGAATTAAACGCAATGCTTTTAAGGTAATCCTTTAATTACACTTTTTAATCCAGTTTTATTATGCATTAGGAAAGCAATGTTTGGACAATATCTTATCGATGTTGCAGCACAGCAAGTCATTCAGTCTATCATGTCCATGCCAGCGCTCTGTGCAGCAATCCAATCACTCTAGTTCCATTATTATATCCTTGTTGCcctgaagatttatttctctcatATCCAATTTCCATTTAGGACACTATTCACTTATACTTCCCTCAACCTCCCAAATAGTGACTTTAAAGTTATGACAATTTATGTAAAAAAAATTATTCTGCaccattcctctgcatttcatGTCTCTTCGCTAGAAACTGTAAGGagaatcataaagtcatacagcagagaaacagaccctttggtccaaccagtccatgccgatcataatcccaaactaaactagtcccgcctgcctgcacttggcccaaatccctccaaacacttcttattcaagtacttatccaaatgtcctttaaatgttgtaattgtacccgcatctgccacttcctctggaagttcatcccACCCACAAtcagtctctgtgtaaaaatattgttctcatgtcttttttaaacctttctttTCTCAACTTAGAAATATGCCACCTGTTTGTGAAATCCCTAACTCTCGGAAAAAgttacctgccattcaccttatctatgtcccttaagattttatgaatctctataaggtgacccctcaatatcctatgctccagtggaaaaatgtccctgtctatccagcctctgcttataattcaaaccctccatttctggcagcatcttgttaaatctcttctgaaccctgtccCGTTTAATAATATCCTGCCTAAACAGGTTGACCAGAACCAGGTGGGCACAGTACTTTGGAAGAGTGCTCACTAACatactgtacaacctcaacatgacatcccaacttgtgtattcaaaggtctgagcaatgaaagcaaacatGCTAGACACCTTCGTGACCAATCTGTCtttatgtgatgcaaacttcaaagaattatgtacctgaaccccgaggtcTCTCTATTCTATACACTACCCAGGccatacttttaattgtataagtcctgcccttgttaccttatcaaaatgcaatacatcacatttatccaaatgaaacTCCATCCACACTGTTCAGTCCATCAATCCAATtgacccagatctctttgtaattttagaaatccttcttcattgtccactatatcactaattttggtgtcatccataaGCTCACTAACCATGCCCTCTATATTGTCATCTAactcatttatacaaatgacaaacaccaCTGGTAACaaaccttcagtctgaaaaacaagcctGCATCTTCGCTTTCTGTCTCCTGCCGTTAAGCCAATTTGTTTCCAATTGGCAAGCTTACCCTCAATTCCATGGAATCTAGTATCCAATCTCATTGTCTTTAACTCATCAACTAAAAGGGACAGCTTTTCTACCTCACCTAAAACTGTCATAATCATGTGTACCTCAATCAAATCTCTTTTAAATCATCTTTGCTCCACAAAAACAACCCAGTTTCTCTAATCTAGCTTTACAGCGCAAAACATCCTCATCCTTGAAATAATACTGAACATCATCTTTATTGCCTCAAATCCTTCCTAAacgtgtggtgaccagaactgggttCAATACTGTAATTGTGGTTCTAATCAAAGCTTTACATTGGTTCAGTACGAAAGCCCATTTTTAATCTCTGCACCTCTATTTATGAACCTGAAGATCTCAGACTCTTTGCTAGTGACTCTCTCAATTCTTTAAGCATATGCATATATGGACCCTAATGGTCTACCACTGTACACCCCTTACAGCTGTGCCATAAAAGTCTATATTGCTTTGTCTAATTCCTTCTGTCAAAATATATCTGtagatggcacggtggcacagtggttagcactgctgcctcacagcgccagagacacgggttcaattcccgcctcaggcgactgactgtgtggagtttgcacattctccccatgtcaatgtgggtttcctccgggtgcctcggtttcctcccacagttcaaacatgtgcaggtcaggtgaattggccatgctaagttgcccgtagtgttaggtgaagtggcaaatgtaggggaatgggtctgagtgggttgcgcttcggcggggtcggtgtgaacttgttgggccgaagggcctgtttccacactgtaaataatctaatctaatctcctcaTAATTATGTGTATTGAATTCCAAAGTCACTTGTCTGCCTATTCTGTTAACCTATGTTCTGTTGCAGGCAAATGGTTTTTTCCTTCAAGTTTGCCACTCCTTTGAATGTAATATTATCATCAAAATTTAAAAATTCACTCTGTACTCCAATATCCACATAATGCATGTGTACCAAAACAAATGCACTTCCATCAATGAACCTTAGAATTCACTATTGTTCAACATCCTCCAATCTGAAGAACAACCATTTACACCGACCTGCTGGTATCTGTCCTGAACCGAGCATTATAATTTGAGATACATTATCTCTTTGTTTTTAGGAAAGCATTCAACAATGTTCATTACATTCATCAATCCGCTCTGTCACTTCATCACTAAATTCAAACAGGTTAGGCAAGAAAGACATTACAAATCTGTGCAAGCTCCCCTAAATTGATCTGTCCAACAGCCTGATGATTATTTTCTATTATTCCAGTTTATAGAACATTACCCTTCACTAATACTCAATGTGTAATCACTAAGTGTTATGATTTACACAATTTCATAAGTGAGGGTGCCACAATCGCCATTTTCCAATTTTCTGGAACACTCCCCAATTGTCGAGAAAATTACACATATATGAACGTGAGTAAAGTACTCGGCCCTATGAGCTTGTTCCACTTTTGAATAAATTTATGGCTGATCTAATTTTAACTTCAATTCTACATTCCAGCATAGCCCTGACAATCTTTCTCTTGGTAATTAAGAATCTATcgacctctgcctttaaaatattgcAAGACTGCCTTTTAAGGAAGGGAATCCTAAAGTCCCACAAACCCTGTGAAAAATGTAtcctcacctctgttttaaatggatttttaaagaatggatattttaaaactatgacccctggttctcAATCCACCCATAAGGTGAACCATCTTTTCAATATCCACAGTCAAGCCCACTTAGGAACTtgcatgtttcaattaagtcacctctgattCTTCTACAATCCAATGATACAGCCCTAACTGTCCATGCTTCTCTCATAAGGTAACTCACTCATTCCAAGTATcggtctggtaaaccttttctgagcaGCTTTCAACATATTAATATCTGTTCATAAGTATCATAACCaatactgtacacagtgctccagatgCAGTCCCACCAATCTCTCCAGTGCACAGTTTTCCCTAATTCTAACTGAATCCAGTTTTGCTAGATCCTTGATGTCATACTTTGTCAAAAGGCTGCCCTGATATCAAGGGCAGTCACGTTTACTTCTGGAATTCAGTTttcttgtccatgtttggaccctAGACCAAAGCATTAAAGAGGTCAGAAGCAGAGTGGCCTGGCAGAACCTAAATTGAGCAGGTTAATTTTTTGCAAGTGCAATCTAATAGCACAGTCATTAATTTCTTCTATCACTTTTCTGATCATCAAGAGGACTGATAGGGCAGTAATTAGCTGAGCTGGATGTGTCTTTTTTTTTATGTGCAGAAGACATTCATGTGCATtctccacattgtcaggtaataCCAGCACTGCAACCTAATTGGAACAGTTTGCTGAAGGGCACTgctagttatggagcacaagtcctcagcactattgctggaatgttgtcagtgtctccagcctttgcagtattcagtgcctTCAGCTGTCTCTTGATATCACatagagtgaattgaattgatcgAAGACTGTGCACCATGACGCTGTTAATGTcaagaggaggccaagatgggTCATTAAGTCAACATTTCTTGGCGAAGATAGATGCAGATACTTTAGTCTTGTCTTTTGTACCAATGTGCTGGGTTCACTCATCAGTGAGGATAACTTTAGAGTCTTCACCCCAgggagctttttttaaaaattaattcatagGATGTGGCATCGCTGGCTAAGCTGACATTTAGTGCCCATctgtagttgcccttgagaaggtggtggtgagctgcaaacgtgaactgctgcaatccatttggtgtaggtagacccaaaaagtagttagggagggagttccaggacctAGTGACACTGAAACAATgctgatatacttccaagtctgGATAGTGTGTAGCTTGGAGGGCAAATTGCTGGTGGTGttattcccatatatctgctgcccttgagtTGTGGTTGTGATAAAACTGCACAGAGTAGGTCTGATCCATTGGTGATAGGTTCACTTACCTGTCTATTACATGCTTCTTCTcatgtttggcatgcaagtagtcctgtgtaGCTTCACTGTTTTTAGGAATATCTAATTCCACTCCAGGTAAGTtgtcctgcactcttcattgta comes from Chiloscyllium punctatum isolate Juve2018m chromosome 12, sChiPun1.3, whole genome shotgun sequence and encodes:
- the ogna gene encoding osteoglycin, paralog a, encoding MNCVCPIFFVFIFGELVFTAPTNNEDKFLIHDLEVESFGADTSYEYEDEPQEIKQAKLEEKAIPTFVDADINHEIGHLRAIRSPKEELEAEAESPPIDMPTCLLCVCLTGSVYCDETDIDAIPMLPKETSYLYARYNQIKKVTVKDFADFPTLRRIDLSGNLITEIEDKAFSQLPNLEHLTLSENKLLRLPALPPKLRFLAAQHNRIKSNGIKRNAFKNLARLEFVYLGYNRLDKVPANLPETIRVLHLQHNNISTITDSTFCKPQDSSFIRERLTEIRLEENPVNLAEYPNSYICLRRLPIGKPYFGRIY